The Bos taurus isolate L1 Dominette 01449 registration number 42190680 breed Hereford chromosome 18, ARS-UCD2.0, whole genome shotgun sequence nucleotide sequence atcaccatggatagtgacttcagccatgaaattaaaagacacttgctccttggtaggaaagctatgacaaacctagatagcatattaaaaagcaaagacatcactttggtgacaaaggtccttatattcaaagctatggtttttccagtagtcatgtagggatatgacagttggaccataaagaaggctgagtgcttaagaattggtgcttttgaattgtggtgctggagaagactcttgagagtcccttggacttcaaggaggtcaaatcagtcaaccctaaaataaatcaatcctgaatattcactggaaggactgaggtggaagctgaagctccaatactttggccacctgatgcaaagagctaactcactggaaaagaccctgatgctgggaaagattgagggcaggagaagggaatgacagaggatgagaagcctggatggtatcatcaactcaatggacatgaatttaagcaaattctgggagataaaaaagaacagaggagcccggcacactgtagtccatgtggttgaaaagagtcggatgtgatttagtgactgaacaattccATCATATTGCCCATGTACAGTTTAAATATTTCCCTGTTGTTCAACATTGGGattatttcccttttttcttgcTATCATAAACAGCACTGCTATGAATTTATCTTTTTGCCATTTGAATTACTTTATTGTAATGTTTTCCCTGGAGTGAAATTTGTGGGCTGGAAAGTATATACAGTTTTATGATACCTGTGACTTTTTTCCTTCAAATCACTCTCCCCAAAGACTGTATGACTGTGTATTTCCTCTGGTGGAGTATATGTGTGTAGGCATATACATTCTTTACCCACAGTCCTGCCCATTCTGGGTTTGATCATTTGTATTCACTTATACTAATTGGCATGTAATAGATATCTCCTAGATATTATCCTTGTATTTGTTTAATTCGAATGAGAGTAAAGTCCTCCCCTGAAAACccacaaaaattaaagaaatagccACCACCTTAGCAGTTTAGAAAAACACTTCCCAACTTCCTCCACTCGCCAGCATTTGCGGTACcatagctgcctgagcctgcgATGCAGGCAGCCAGGCCCAAGCTTTGACTCCTGACCCACTGTTACCGTAATGGTCCAAGAAGCCACCTCCGGCTAATAAAGTCATTTATCTCCTCCCAACAAGCTGAAAGCACATCAGACAGTGCCTGTTCCCTGTGTGGTTTAGATGAATCCTGGCATTGCTTAATTGCCATATGTTGATTGTTTGGGATTGAGAGACATTCTGGTTTATATGCAAAAAggttgcaggagacatggttgaTGTTCTGCTCACAGCTTATTAAAACCTCAGGAAGGTTGCAGCCCTGTCCCAAGGGGAACTCATAAAACAGCGTCCTTGTGGAGCCACATTCTGGCCTGGCTGGAGACTCAGAGAAGGCTCTGTAGGCCCGGctgagggaagaggagaaaggatGTGCCCGCTTGGCCGCTAGATGGCGCCTCGCAATAAGTAATGGGGAGAGGACACTTCTCCACACCCTGCCAGATCCCCCAGCCTCCAGCATTGCAACACACCCTAGTGTTTACTGCCAAGCCAGacatctcaaaaataaaaataaataaataaaagagttcATTCTAGCTAAAAATATACCATCTGCCCGAGAAAAATCTTGCCCGGCACTGTCACAGCAACACTAGAAGCAGGTTAATAACCAGCCCAGAGCAGAtggtttctttttataattaCTGGGTCCCCCACCAAGGCTTCCTCCTCAGCAGCCTCCTTACCCCACTGGCACTCTCCTGCTGTTTCCTGACCACCGCCTAGCCAGCCGCTGCCCCAGCGGGCTGTCTGCTCACACCAGAGCCCCCTCACCCTCTGCTAGGCCTGGGCCCCAGGGTCCTGGAGCTCTCAGCACCTGGGCAGGTAGCCCCCAGGAGCTCACCCCACCCTTGTCCACCTCACTCATAATCCAAAGATAAATGAATCAAACCAAGATGTCAGTAATCACCCATCAAATTAATAAAGCTTTAAGATACTGTCATTCAATTTCCTGGTGAGGATGTGATCAGATGCGCATCTCCAAAACTTGCTGTTGGAAGAACAAATTATTGACACTGCCTCTCTGGAAGAATTTTGACTGAATATAACAACAGCCTTAAAaatatcattgttgttgttcagttgctaagttgtgtccggctctctgagacccccatggactgcagaacaccaggctttcctgtccttcactatcttctgaagtttgctcaaattcatgtccattcagtcagtgatgctatccacccATTGTAAAAAATACTACATAGTTTTAAATGCAACAATTTCACATTGAGGAATCTATCCTACAGACTATCATAATCTAAAATATGAACAGAACATTAACACAAAAGTGTTCATAAAAATGTTAGCACTATAATATTAACGACCTATAAAAGACACTATAGCTGGTATATGGTTTAGTGCAAAGGAATATTATAAAACCATTACATATGTTCACAAGGGAGTTCAAATTACATCACAAGTGTTATTTAATGTTAATTGGTAAAAGTGTTCAAAGGGTCTAAACAGTAAAGATGCAAATAGGTTAGAAACATACATACCATTAAAAAGTTTGCACCAAGTATGCCAAATGTGTTAACAGTAGGTTTTATTGGGGTGGTGATAATTTAAtggtttttatttcattgtacgtttctggatttttctgttttcagcaATAAACACTGACAAACAAGACTATCTAAAAACAGGAACACAGAAGAAATTGGTACAGTGGCTGCATCTGGAAAGGGGCTGGAGCAGCAGTCAGCATACGGCGATGCCTTCATTTTCCATTTATACTTTCTGGTGTCTTCcaagtttcaaaaataaataagtcaaaaaTTGTCAAAGAAGATGAAGAAATACTAAGTCACAGTCACTGTAAGGAGAGCATGAAAGGAAAGCAAGGAAAGTGCTTTCAGCTCCTGGGAGAGACAAGACTCAAGGTCTGGACTCCTCTTGGGCCCAGAGTCCACCACAAGTCACCCAAGACCTGGCTAGGCCAGTGACTTCATTCAGTAAGGCCTGCTTCATCTGACACCTGTCTGGGTGGGAATCAGGCCATCTCCCCAGAGTGGCTTCCCCAGGGGTAAAGGTAGGCAGGCCAGGGGAGGGATCCAGTGGACACTGGTGTAGGACCTTTAAGCTGGGACCACCTGTGTCCCCTGAGCCTGGCAGAGTAGGACCCAACACAAGTAATGAGTGGGTGGGATCCCCCCAAACTCCGCAGTCACCTTCTATGAGTCAGGAGAATTATCTAAAAGggccctgccctgctccctcATCAACCCAAGCAGGGCAAATGACCAAGTGGCCTCATCAACCGCAGGCATTTGACCTGTAAAGGGCACCTGATGAGTGCTAGACGAGGCCAGATAAAGAGCAACTTTTCTGAGATAAAAGCCTGATCCTTCCTTACTCACCACAGGTTCAAATTTGCCCTGAAGTTTTCTTGACCCACAAGAAGGTGCGGGACCCTATCTCTGCTCCACATGAGTGCCTTCCGCTGTATCCCAGGGAGGCCAGTGAAGCTTCCTTCCAGCTCCCTGGAGAGACCCAAGGGACGCTGTGGGTGCCAGGGGAGGCCTGGGGAGTGTGCACACACTGGCAGCCCGGGAACCACAGCAGCCTGGAGGCTCAGGTGTCGGGCCCAGGAATCCACAGCTTTCATTCACTCTTTAAagccacaaatctgttctcttccTTTGTGTTCCAAGTATAGGACTTTGAATCTTAGAGACGCTTTACACAAAATAGGTGGAGAAAAGGACGATTCAGAAAACATTTACTGTAATTTGATGACAGTCAAGTTGTGGTtctgaaagcaaagcaaaaacagcattAGGGAAATTTAGGATGGAGACATTTCCTGTGTCTAGGTAAGTTATAATCCTACcacttcagaaagagaaatgcttTTACTgaaaagaattaatttaaaaagcagaacacAAGAACTACTGTGACTGTTCAGATGAGGAAAGTAAGCCCCCAGGGAGGGTGAGAAGCTAGTCTGGCAGCTACTGGGGGAGGGACTGAGAGCCACTGGCGTTCCTGGCTTCACTCAGCAGGCCGACTGCCCCCTCCCTGAGGCCACTGAAGTCACTGGGTGGTGAATGGATAATCAAGAGGCAAACATGATTCCAACAGGGGCCAGCCCCCCAGGTCCAAGAGGCgggacgggggggggggggcggtcctGAAATGGGTGCCTGGACAGGCGTCATCTTCTTGTGATGAGATGAGAGACTGAACGTGAGGACCTTCTGGCTCCTGTGTGAGCCAACGTGGATTCAAAAAACTGCCACCACATGGCAGCAGGCACAGCTTTGTTATTCACCAGCTTCCGCCTCAAAGGCTGTCAGGACACACAGGTGCACACAGCCATAAAGCACAGCATCTTCTCCAGTAATTTCCACAACATGACCTAGCACAGCAGCAGCCTCTTCAGCAGGAGGTGCTGCTACAGCTCAGGTAACATTCTGATGATGTGGGCTTCCCGCAGCTCCCTGGTCACCTCCCACGAGTCAGGGGAATCATCCGAACGGACCCCCTTCCCAGGGCAGAGGCCTAGTCGTCGTACTGCACTTCCGCCCGCAGTTCCCTGGTGACGTAGTTGGCCAGCATCGCCAGCAGCTGCTTCTGCAGGGCCTCACTGCCCATGACCAGCATGGTCAGCTGCACGGCGTCCGTCCACTCCAGGTGCCTGATGATGGCGGTGGCTTCGTTAAAGAGCTTCTGCTGCTCGGCAGGCGGTAGCTCCATTATGATCTGAGGAACCGGCTTAAACTGTCCACTCGTCATCCAGGCACCTAACAGACCCCCGACGGCCCCCCTAGAAAACAGGAAGGACTCAATTAGTCGGCCTTATTCATAAATGATGGCCACGGGTTCTCGCTGAGCGCATGTCCACTGTCATGACGAGCGAGCACATTCATGAGCGGGTCAGGACGGGCTCAGCTTCAAGTCTGCCCCACCAGCAGGGCGGAGGGCAAAGGTTTACGTGGTCTTTGATCCATCTGGCTCAGATAATTGACACTCACACATGCCCTCTCCTAAGCTCTGCACTCACGGTGCAACACGAAGCATCTCGCCCCGAGAGCTATGCTAACTAAAATCCTCTTCATGGGCTGAAGGTTTCCATGCTTCCATAAAAATCTCTCTCACCTCAAAGGAGAGGGCTGAGAAGAAAATGCATTTTCAGGGAGAACCATCTCAGTGGTAAGGCTGAGTTTCCTCCACTGGGTGGCTAACATGTGCCTGAGCCCTGAGCTTTGAAATTTCTAGTGGAACCACATGGTTCAGGGGCCCTGGGGACAGCGACAAATGACAAGGTATTTTCTCTTGAAGCAATGTTTTTCATATAACCCTTCCAAAGTTGCATGATGATAAATAACAAATTTAATGTATTcaactatttctttttctgctaccCCAAAAGGGCACAAACATTActtttatatgtaaatttattattATCAAAGTTAAAGCATGCTATCTTGGGACCAGAAGAGTCCCAAGTTCAATGGAAAATTCTATTTAAGCAGGTTAGGTGAAGCCTGCTCCAGGAAGATGTCCTAGGGAAAGGGTCTCAAACTTCAGTGTCTACAGGGCCCAGGCAGGTAACTGAAAGGAGTGAAGTGGGCTGAGTGGGACTGTGGTGACCTGGAGAGTTAGGTACGTGTCTAAAGGAGGAGTGGCCACCGCAGCCAACTGCTGCCACATGGAATACCAGGTCTGTATCTTTTAGAAGTCTTACAAGTTTTAAATATTGGTGATCAGATACTGAAAAAATGCAGGCTGGCTGGACTTGGTGACCTTCTTCAAAAGAGAAGAGTAGgaaaggggaaacagtgactcTGTAGTGGAGAAAACTGACAGATATGCCACTAGTCTGGTGATCAAGTTGATCAGCTGATCAGGTGATCAAGTTGAGCATCTCAAGGAGGTCCTATGGATGCCACGTGTCCCTGGAATGTGTGACGAGAAGCACCACGGTATTCTGCCCAAAGATCCACAGTCTACTCATGAGAAGGCCATCAGGCAAACCCAAACTGAGAGGAATTCTccaaaatacctgaccagtatTCCTCAAAAGTATCAAAGCAGCAGAAAGCAAGACTGGGGACaccctcagagtgggagaaagcaactgacaagggattagtctccaacaTATAccaacagctcatgcagctcattattaaaaaaaaaaaaaaaaaaaaaaacaccaaacaacccaaacaaaaagtGGAAGGAAGATCCAACTaggcatttatccaaagaagatacacagatggttaaaaagcacatgaaaaaatgctcaatatcacaaattattagagaaatgaaaagtcaAAACGACAAAGAGTGATCCCCACACACTGGTCAGAAAGCCCATCATCAaaacatctacaaacaataaatgctggagaggatgtggagaaaaggggaccctcctgcactgttggtgggaatgcaaactggtac carries:
- the C18H19orf12 gene encoding protein C19orf12 homolog (The RefSeq protein has 1 frameshift compared to this genomic sequence); this translates as MPVAVEDIMRLLCSISEERKMKAAVKHSGRGALVTGAVAFVGGLVGGPPGLAVGGAVGGLLGAWMTSGQFKPVPQIIMELPPAEQQKLFNEATAIIRHLEWTDAVQLTMLVMGSEALQKQLLAMLANYVTRELRAEVQYDD